A genomic segment from Tuwongella immobilis encodes:
- the cysT gene encoding sulfate ABC transporter permease subunit CysT, whose product MAQVNRRILPGFGISLGFTLMYLTVLVGIPLLACVVRVSSMAPSEFWNVVWNDPRVRSAYLLTFGASFVAALISVVIGLLIGWVLVRYEFPGKRFFDALVDLPFALPTAVAGLVFSNLYVPTGFLGQFLTPLGIELSYSRPGIVLVLVFIGFPFVVRTVQPVLESLDAETEEAAAALGANRWQTFCKVIFPSILPALVTGFALAFARALGEYGSVVFISGNLPFKTEIAPVLVVEQLEAFRYQAATAIALVLLIASFATLVIINWLERRSRRFEDGR is encoded by the coding sequence ATGGCCCAGGTGAATCGACGCATCCTGCCCGGCTTCGGCATCAGCTTGGGCTTTACCTTGATGTACCTCACCGTCCTGGTCGGCATTCCCTTGCTGGCCTGTGTGGTGCGGGTGTCGTCGATGGCCCCAAGCGAATTTTGGAACGTCGTTTGGAACGATCCCCGAGTGCGCTCCGCGTATCTGCTGACGTTCGGCGCATCGTTCGTGGCCGCCCTCATTTCGGTGGTCATCGGCCTGTTGATCGGCTGGGTGTTGGTACGCTACGAATTTCCCGGCAAACGCTTCTTCGATGCCCTGGTCGATCTCCCATTCGCGCTGCCAACCGCCGTCGCGGGGTTGGTGTTTAGCAATCTGTATGTGCCAACCGGATTCTTGGGCCAATTCCTGACCCCACTGGGAATCGAACTTTCGTATTCCCGACCGGGGATTGTGTTGGTGTTGGTCTTCATCGGCTTTCCCTTCGTGGTCCGAACTGTCCAGCCTGTGTTGGAAAGTCTGGATGCCGAAACCGAGGAAGCCGCCGCCGCCTTGGGTGCGAATCGCTGGCAGACGTTCTGCAAAGTCATCTTCCCGTCGATTCTGCCGGCATTGGTGACGGGATTCGCTCTCGCCTTTGCCCGCGCCTTGGGCGAATACGGCTCGGTAGTGTTTATCTCGGGGAATCTGCCGTTCAAAACCGAAATCGCCCCCGTGCTGGTGGTCGAGCAATTGGAAGCGTTCCGCTATCAGGCCGCCACGGCGATTGCGCTGGTGCTGCTGATCGCGTCCTTTGCGACGCTGGTAATCATTAACTGGCTGGAACGTCGTTCTCGCCGCTTCGAAGATGGCCGCTAA
- the cysW gene encoding sulfate ABC transporter permease subunit CysW: MAAPGSSMPPAHSARRDPAWVRWLLTTLAVGVLTVLVVIPVICVFVEAFSRGVGTYLKNIFLDPDNRNAILLTLTVAPIAVCCNVLFGLAAAWAIVRFRFPGRTLLTAMIDLPFAISPVVAGLMFVLLFGDLGYFGPWLKQNGIQILFSTPGLILATTFVTLPFVARELIPLMEAIGPDEELAALSLGANSWQIFWRVTIPNIRWALLYGIILCNARAMGEYGAVYVVSGRIDGATNTMPLQVGTLFDGLNTPGAFALASVLTMLAAVTLVIKVGVERLARQQVQEAKAKQTAQIKE, from the coding sequence ATGGCCGCTCCTGGTTCTTCCATGCCACCGGCACACTCCGCCCGACGCGACCCCGCCTGGGTCCGCTGGCTGCTCACCACCCTGGCCGTTGGGGTGCTGACCGTGCTGGTGGTCATCCCCGTGATCTGCGTCTTCGTCGAAGCGTTCTCCCGTGGGGTGGGAACGTACCTGAAGAACATCTTCTTGGATCCGGACAATCGCAATGCGATTCTGCTGACACTGACCGTCGCGCCGATTGCGGTCTGCTGCAATGTGTTGTTCGGCCTGGCGGCGGCGTGGGCGATTGTGCGCTTTCGCTTTCCCGGTCGCACCTTGCTGACGGCGATGATCGATCTGCCGTTCGCCATTTCGCCCGTGGTTGCCGGACTCATGTTCGTGTTACTGTTCGGCGATCTCGGCTACTTCGGGCCGTGGCTGAAGCAGAATGGCATTCAAATTCTCTTCTCCACTCCCGGATTAATTCTGGCGACGACCTTTGTGACGCTGCCGTTCGTCGCCCGCGAATTGATTCCGCTGATGGAGGCGATTGGCCCCGATGAAGAACTCGCCGCGCTCAGCCTGGGAGCAAATTCCTGGCAGATCTTCTGGCGGGTGACCATTCCCAACATTCGCTGGGCATTGCTGTACGGCATCATTCTCTGCAATGCTCGCGCCATGGGGGAATACGGGGCAGTCTACGTCGTCTCGGGGCGGATCGACGGAGCGACCAATACCATGCCCCTGCAAGTGGGCACCCTCTTTGATGGGTTGAATACTCCGGGAGCGTTCGCGCTGGCATCGGTGCTGACAATGCTGGCTGCCGTGACGCTGGTCATTAAGGTGGGCGTCGAGCGACTCGCGCGGCAACAGGTGCAAGAAGCCAAGGCCAAGCAGACGGCGCAGATCAAGGAATAA
- a CDS encoding sulfate/molybdate ABC transporter ATP-binding protein — protein sequence MSIAALDVCKRFGAYNALDHVTVEAPSGELLALLGPSGSGKTTLLRIIAGLEVPDSGSIRYADEEVTNASARDRGVGFVFQHYALFRHMTVFENVAFGLRVRKWPEQKVRNRVMELLELVRLQELAHRYPSQLSGGQKQRIALVRSLAPQPKVLLLDEPFGALDAKVRLELRGWLRRFHDELHVTSIFVTHDQEEAFEVADRIVIMNRGRVEQSGTPAEVFEHPANAFVMDFLGNVNIFPSHLFGEAHPALASSNGNGSHRDSGSLQLYVRPHELSIHRGPVNGGSLPARIVHINPAGSVVKVRLVAESFGLVVNVDVERDRFVELGLMTGENVHISPRKVRAFTPDYAI from the coding sequence ATGAGTATCGCTGCTCTGGATGTCTGCAAACGATTCGGTGCCTACAACGCGCTCGACCATGTCACCGTCGAGGCACCATCCGGCGAACTGCTCGCCCTGCTGGGCCCCAGTGGATCGGGTAAGACGACGCTGCTGCGGATCATCGCCGGGCTAGAAGTCCCCGATTCCGGCAGCATTCGCTATGCCGACGAGGAAGTCACCAACGCATCGGCACGCGATCGCGGCGTCGGGTTCGTCTTCCAGCATTACGCGCTGTTTCGGCACATGACCGTGTTCGAAAATGTCGCCTTTGGACTGCGAGTCCGCAAATGGCCGGAACAGAAAGTCCGCAATCGCGTGATGGAACTGCTGGAGTTGGTGCGACTGCAGGAATTGGCCCACCGATACCCCTCGCAGCTTTCCGGCGGGCAGAAACAACGCATCGCGCTGGTGCGATCACTGGCCCCTCAGCCGAAAGTGCTGCTGCTGGATGAACCGTTCGGCGCGCTCGATGCCAAGGTGCGGCTGGAACTGCGTGGCTGGTTGCGGCGTTTTCACGATGAGCTGCATGTTACCAGCATCTTTGTCACGCACGACCAGGAAGAAGCCTTTGAGGTGGCCGACCGAATCGTCATCATGAATCGCGGTCGAGTCGAGCAATCTGGCACGCCCGCCGAAGTGTTCGAGCATCCCGCCAATGCCTTCGTGATGGACTTCCTGGGCAACGTCAACATCTTCCCCAGCCATCTGTTCGGCGAAGCGCACCCCGCACTGGCCAGCAGCAACGGCAACGGCTCGCATCGGGACAGCGGCAGCCTGCAATTGTATGTCCGCCCGCACGAGTTGAGCATTCATCGCGGCCCGGTCAACGGCGGCTCACTGCCCGCGCGGATTGTCCACATCAACCCCGCCGGGTCGGTGGTCAAGGTGCGACTCGTCGCCGAATCATTCGGGTTGGTGGTCAATGTCGATGTCGAGCGCGACCGATTTGTCGAACTCGGACTGATGACCGGCGAGAATGTCCACATCAGCCCCCGCAAGGTGCGAGCCTTCACCCCCGATTATGCCATCTGA